A single region of the Oncorhynchus keta strain PuntledgeMale-10-30-2019 chromosome 37, Oket_V2, whole genome shotgun sequence genome encodes:
- the LOC127916639 gene encoding rhodopsin kinase GRK1-like, whose amino-acid sequence MDMGSLTTVVANSAYISARGSFDGTANPSANRDKKYHARLKLPHITVCEGLRETLDLGFQTACVEQPIGKRLFQEFLEANNEYKGPCRLWKDVEEYNQADDQDRVKKASKMLSRYMDPSAKHFCPFLPENDITKVKEKHAEAGDDLFVETLTSVLDFLKEVPYTFYLDSMHLKRFLQWKWLEMQPTGEDWFMDFRVLGKGGFGEVHATSMKATGKLYACKKLNKKRLKKRKGYEGAMVEKRILARVHSRFIVSLAYAFQTKTELCLVMTIMNGGDLRYHIYNVDENNPGFDEQRACFYTAQIIQGMEHLHQKRIIYRDLKPENVLLDNEGNVRISDLGLAVELEDNQTNIKGYAGTPGFMAPELLKGEEYDWSVDYFTLGVTLYEFIAAKGPFRTRGEKVENKVVKKRILNDPVAYPEKFSEKAKSICEALLCKTVDQRLGFKNGSCDELRAHPFFSELNWMKLNEGAACITLMAAIIFISMGVIASFFCAIVDGIIMAEFIAPAPQMSPSPAPPPHIMYNPTQHVVTYAGFCPNGQALPAYPNYPALPMQHHSSYQGPSTPQPGLEMTLTPSSPSEESQSQPSAQAPSQPTFQTGSQDPGQGYMLTPNAPALYPGPVYGPSGFEKPPPYAC is encoded by the exons ATGGATATGGGCAGCCTGACAACGGTGGTGGCCAACTCGGCCTACATCTCGGCGCGCGGGAGCTTCGACGGCACGGCCAACCCGTCCGCCAACCGGGACAAGAAGTACCACGCCCGCCTGAAGCTGCCTCACATCACGGTGTGCGAGGGCCTCAGGGAGACTCTGGACCTGGGCTTCCAGACCGCCTGCGTGGAGCAGCCCATCGGCAAGCGTCTGTTCCAGGAGTTCCTGGAGGCCAACAACGAATACAAAGGCCCCTGCCGCCTGTGGAAGGACGTGGAGGAGTACAACCAGGCCGATGACCAGGACCGCGTTAAGAAGGCCTCCAAGATGCTCTCTCGCTACATGGATCCAAGCGCCAAACACTTCTGCCCTTTCCTGCCGGAGAACGACATCACCAAGGTGAAGGAGAAGCACGCGGAGGCCGGAGACGATCTGTTCGTGGAGACTCTGACCAGCGTCCTGGACTTCCTCAAGGAGGTCCCTTATACGTTCTACCTGGACAGCATGCACCTGAAGAGGTTCCTGCAGTGGAAGTGGCTGGAGATGCAGCCCACGGGGGAGGACTGGTTCATGGACTTCCGTGTCCTTGGGAAGGGGGGCTTCGGGGAGGTACACGCCACCTCCATGAAGGCCACGGGGAAACTGTACGCCTGCAAGAAGCTCAACAAGAAGAGGCTGAAGAAGAGGAAAGGATATGAG GGTGCGATGGTGGAGAAGAGAATTCTGGCACGTGTCCACAGCAGGTTCATCGTGTCACTGGCCTACGCCTTCCAGACCAAGACTGAGCTCTGTCTGGTCATGACCATCATGAATGGAGGAGACCTGAG GTATCATATCTACAATGTGGATGAGAACAACCCAGGGTTTGATGAGCAGAGGGCCTGTTTCTACACAGCTCAGATCATCCAGGGTATGGAGCACCTGCACCAGAAGAGAATCATCTACAGAGACCTCAAACCTGAGAACGTGTTGTTGGATaatgaag gtAACGTGCGTATCTCTGACCTTGGTCTGGCCGTAGAGCTGGAGGACAACCAGACCAATATCAAAGGCTACGCCGGGACTCCAG GGTTCATGGCCCCAGAGCTGCTGAAAGGGGAGGAGTATGACTGGTCAGTGGACTACTTCACCCTTGGGGTCACGCTGTATGAGTTCATCGCTGCCAAGGGACCTTTCAGAACCCGAGGAGAGAAG GTGGAGAACAAAGTAGTGAAGAAGAGGATTCTGAACGACCCCGTGGCCTATCCGGAGAAGTTCAGTGAGAAAGCCAAGTCCATCTGCGAGGCGCTGCTGTGCAAGACGGTGGACCAGAGGCTGGGCTTCAAGAACGGGTCCTGCGACGAGCTCCGAGCGCACCCCTTCTTCAGCGAACTCAACTGGATGAAACTGAACGAAGGTGCGGCCTGCATCact CTCATGGCAGCCATCATCTTCATCAGTATGGGAGTCATCGCTTCCTTCTTCTGTGCCATCGTGGACGGAATCATCATGGCTGAGTTCATA GCTCCCGCCCCCCAGATGTCCCCCAGTCCCGCCCCACCCCCCCACATCATGTATAACCCCACCCAGCACGTGGTGACCTACGCTGGCTTCTGCCCCAACGGACAGGCCCTGCCCGCCTACCCCAACTACCCCGCTTTGCCCATGCAG cACCACAGCAGTTACCAGGGCCCCTCCACCCCCCAGCCCGGCCTGGAGATGACCCTAACCCCCTCCTCTCCGTCagaggagagccagagccagCCTTCCGCCCAGGCCCCCAGCCAACCCACCTTCCAGACTGGCTCCCAGGACCCTGGTCAGGGTTACATGCTAACACCCAACGCCCCTGCCCTCTACCCTGGCCCCGTCTACGGGCCCTCCGGCTTCGAGAAGCCCCCTCCTTATGCATGCTGA